One window from the genome of Amphiprion ocellaris isolate individual 3 ecotype Okinawa chromosome 23, ASM2253959v1, whole genome shotgun sequence encodes:
- the npy2rl gene encoding neuropeptide Y receptor Y2, like, with product MEAFSAVNATQEVVHLPPPDNDYDPNASVIRPVLPTPVFEGVNFPEDPIKLLSVQVVLILAYSTIIVLGVLGNSLVIYVIYRFRTLRTVTNFFIANLAVADLLVNTLCLPFTLVYTLQGEWKFGRTLCFLLPYAQGLAVHVSTVTLNVIALDRHRCIVYHLDTRMRKDVCFGVIAWTWVLSAVLASPLAIFREYGSFTLEPGYTIQVCTEKWPGKSTDGTVYSISMLILQYFLPLSIISFAYARIWSKLRGHVSPAESGGGSSSAGSERHRRRRKTTKMLVTMVVVFAVSWLPFHAFQLATDIDSTVLDMRDFRLLYTIFHVIAMCSTFANPLLYGWMNRNYRAAFLAVFKCGSGERGRGSRLDSIHPVGGVRAGGGGCGGGGGGGGRAKKIVLETQDVLSAHLNATDV from the exons ATGGAGGCCTTCAGCGCAGTCAACGCCACACAGGAAGTGGTTCACCTCCCGCCGCCTGACAATGACTATGACCCGAACGCCAGTGTCATCCGTCCGGTTCTACCCACGCCGGTGTTCGAGGGAGTGAATTTTCCAGAGGACCCCATTAAGCTACTGAGTGTTCAG gtgGTGCTGATCCTGGCCTACAGCACCATCATCGTGCTGGGGGTTCTGGGTAATTCTCTGGTCATCTACGTCATCTACCGCTTCAGGACGCTTCGCACCGTCACCAACTTCTTCATCGCCAACCTGGCCGTCG ccGACCTGCTGGTCAACACGCTGTGCCTCCCCTTCACGCTGGTCTACACTCTGCAGGGCGAGTGGAAGTTTGGACGGACGCTGTGCTTCCTGCTTCCGTACGCTCAGGGCCTCGCCGTGCACGTTTCCACGGTGACGCTCAACGTCATTGCATTGGACCGCCACAG GTGCATCGTGTATCACCTGGACACCCGGATGCGTAAAGACGTTTGTTTCGGGGTGATCGCGTGGACCTGGGTGTTGAGCGCCGTCCTCGCCAGCCCTCTGGCCATCTTCAGAGAGTACGGTTCCTTCACATTGGAGCCCGGATACACCATACAA GTGTGCACGGAGAAGTGGCCCGGTAAAAGCACCGACGGCACTGTCTACAGCATCTCCATGTTGATCCTGCAGTACTTCCTGCCGCTGTCCATCATCTCCTTCGCCTACGCCCGGATCTGGTCCAAACTTCGTGGCCACGTCAGCCCAGCGGAGAGCggtggcggcagcagcagcgccGGCTCCGAGCGCCACCGCCGCCGGCGCAAAACCACCAAGATGCTGGTGACCATGGTGGTGGTGTTCGCCGTGAGCTGGCTGCCGTTCCACGCCTTCCAGCTGGCCACCGACATCGACAGCACGGTGCTGGACATGCGCGACTTCCGCCTGCTCTACACCATCTTCCACGTGATCGCCATGTGCTCCACCTTCGCCAACCCGCTGCTGTACGGCTGGATGAACCGCAACTACCGCGCAGCCTTCCTCGCCGTCTTCAAGTGCGGCAGTGGGGAGCGGGGGAGGGGCAGCCGGCTGGACAGCATCCACCCGGTTGGCGGTGTtagggcaggaggaggaggatgtggtggaggaggaggaggaggagggagggcgAAGAAGATCGTCTTGGAAACGCAGGATGTGTTGTCCGCACACCTGAACGCCACCGACGTTTGA